The following are encoded together in the Labilithrix sp. genome:
- a CDS encoding saccharopine dehydrogenase NADP-binding domain-containing protein, whose amino-acid sequence MNPIVVYGANGRTGRRVAETLLRRGLPIVAGGRDPVAIAAVSQALGVDARVAPVTDAGRLVAGVSAVVNCAGPFVETARSLAEACVEARAHYLDLSTEPTAIRSLIPMHGPARRANVKIVPAAGATGALGAWARRLANEYALTPLHDLDVSYAHGGASFLRPTPGALQSFAKEVLHLLEPEKGGYRLVPRRVLFPPPFGLGHAIQTRGPDDVALPEALYPAQVRSWLSVDPGTAFNGVWTAFHEPSLSRGAAPAIAAIWRAAATADMRALARLLPTAEEAAFAIVLESQGPRVAISAASGHEAAARSVEQCLQCLDADCAGVLSVDVLVPARTALRSLSRNGVIRVFRDDRSPRYR is encoded by the coding sequence ATGAACCCCATCGTCGTCTACGGCGCAAACGGCCGTACCGGTAGACGCGTCGCCGAGACACTGCTCCGCCGCGGACTCCCCATCGTGGCGGGCGGCCGCGATCCGGTCGCCATCGCGGCAGTGTCGCAAGCGCTGGGCGTCGATGCACGCGTGGCGCCGGTGACGGACGCGGGCCGGCTCGTCGCCGGTGTGTCCGCCGTCGTCAACTGCGCTGGCCCGTTCGTCGAGACCGCCCGGTCCCTCGCCGAAGCATGTGTCGAAGCCCGCGCGCACTATCTCGACCTCAGCACCGAGCCCACTGCGATCCGATCTCTTATTCCGATGCACGGACCGGCGCGGCGCGCGAACGTCAAGATCGTTCCGGCCGCCGGTGCGACGGGCGCTCTCGGTGCGTGGGCGCGCCGTCTCGCAAACGAATATGCTTTGACGCCCCTTCACGATCTCGACGTCTCCTACGCTCATGGAGGCGCAAGCTTCCTCCGACCAACCCCGGGCGCGCTCCAGTCCTTCGCGAAGGAGGTCCTGCACCTTCTCGAGCCCGAGAAGGGTGGGTACCGGCTCGTGCCTCGCCGCGTGCTGTTCCCACCGCCATTCGGCCTCGGTCATGCGATTCAGACGCGTGGGCCCGACGATGTCGCGCTGCCAGAAGCGTTGTACCCTGCGCAGGTCCGTTCGTGGCTCTCGGTCGATCCGGGCACCGCTTTCAACGGCGTATGGACCGCCTTCCATGAGCCGTCCCTCTCGCGCGGCGCTGCACCGGCGATCGCAGCGATCTGGCGGGCAGCAGCGACCGCCGACATGAGAGCGCTCGCACGCCTCCTGCCGACTGCCGAGGAAGCCGCGTTCGCCATCGTCCTCGAGTCGCAAGGCCCTCGCGTCGCAATCTCGGCGGCGAGCGGTCACGAAGCAGCCGCCCGGTCGGTGGAGCAGTGCCTGCAATGCCTCGATGCGGACTGCGCCGGCGTACTATCGGTCGATGTGCTCGTCCCCGCGCGAACGGCACTCCGTTCATTGAGCCGCAATGGCGTGATCCGCGTCTTTAGGGATGATCGAAGCCCACGATATCGCTGA
- a CDS encoding NAD(P)-binding protein: MAIVGGGCAAMAAAYDLTRPEQRGRFDVTVYQQGWRLGGKGASGRGPRARIEEHGLHIWMGFYENAFRLIQGAYAELGRDPAKCPIADWRDAFFPSSHVGLATQDAQSDWSVWSTLVPPLPGEPGKPLADDLENPFTLQGYLVRWTRIMRALFEIAYHGRAAVPDEPEVGWSLSDLLPQAEALAKMTFGAVETVAGLVENQLRTFARLVALAPVTGAPAIVAQLGAAVLRGLDLLRPSSRSEPQRQRAGEVLELSVAGLLGLMRDGALVDSRGFDVLDEFEFIDWLRRNGCSEEAASSPFLLGLYSLMFGYLDGDRTRPSFAAGQAIRAILRMFFTYRGAFFWKMQAGMGDVIFGPLYEVLRRRGVRFEFFHRLADVKLGTVAQDDAPGHVAALEMLVQAEVIGHEYQPLIEVHGLPSWPATPDWSQLVNGQQLARDGRRFESHWDERHVRRRTLRVGHDFDFVVLAVGGAAVPHVCSELVERDPRWRKMADTMASVATQALQIWTRASMKDLGWKRGPITMTAFEFPFDTWSDMAHLLPAEDWSPSDSVCGLAYFCNVLPESDVRRAGPPDAGYQARIDGIVRENARHWLTNALPRLWPGWCEDDRIRWEELVNWQDAGKDPLAAQFLVGNVNPSDRYVMTLPGSTKYRISPLDRSYDNLTVAGDWTSCSFNVGCVEAAVMSGKLAAHALSGYPALSDIVGFDHP, translated from the coding sequence GTGGCGATCGTCGGCGGCGGCTGTGCCGCCATGGCCGCGGCGTACGATCTGACGCGTCCGGAACAGCGGGGACGCTTCGACGTGACGGTCTACCAGCAAGGGTGGCGGCTTGGAGGAAAGGGCGCATCCGGTCGTGGTCCGCGCGCGCGGATCGAAGAGCACGGTCTTCATATCTGGATGGGCTTCTACGAAAATGCCTTCCGCTTGATCCAAGGCGCGTACGCGGAGCTTGGACGCGATCCGGCGAAGTGTCCCATCGCGGATTGGCGCGATGCTTTCTTTCCGTCGTCGCACGTGGGGCTCGCCACACAAGACGCCCAGTCCGATTGGAGTGTTTGGTCGACGCTCGTCCCGCCGTTGCCAGGTGAGCCGGGAAAGCCGCTTGCGGACGACCTCGAAAATCCGTTCACGCTTCAGGGGTACTTGGTGCGGTGGACGCGGATCATGCGAGCCCTATTCGAGATCGCCTACCATGGACGCGCTGCGGTTCCCGACGAGCCGGAGGTAGGGTGGTCGCTCTCGGACCTCCTTCCTCAAGCAGAGGCTCTTGCGAAGATGACCTTCGGGGCGGTGGAGACCGTGGCGGGCCTCGTCGAGAATCAGCTCCGGACGTTCGCGCGGCTCGTCGCGCTCGCGCCGGTGACGGGCGCGCCGGCAATCGTCGCGCAGCTCGGCGCCGCCGTGTTGCGTGGTCTCGATCTGTTGCGGCCCTCGTCGCGCTCCGAGCCGCAGCGACAGCGCGCGGGTGAGGTGTTGGAGCTCTCCGTTGCTGGGCTCCTCGGACTGATGCGTGACGGCGCGCTGGTCGACTCGCGTGGCTTCGACGTGCTTGACGAGTTCGAGTTCATCGACTGGTTGCGTCGCAACGGTTGCTCGGAAGAGGCGGCAAGCTCCCCCTTTCTCCTCGGGCTCTACAGCTTGATGTTCGGTTACTTGGATGGCGATCGAACGCGCCCGTCCTTCGCTGCTGGTCAGGCCATCCGCGCGATTCTTCGAATGTTCTTCACTTATCGCGGAGCCTTCTTCTGGAAGATGCAGGCGGGGATGGGCGACGTCATCTTCGGGCCGCTCTATGAGGTGTTGAGGCGGCGCGGAGTGCGCTTCGAGTTCTTCCATCGGCTTGCCGACGTGAAGCTCGGCACCGTCGCTCAGGATGACGCTCCAGGGCATGTCGCTGCGCTCGAAATGTTGGTGCAGGCCGAGGTCATAGGCCACGAGTATCAACCTCTCATCGAGGTGCACGGTCTCCCATCGTGGCCGGCGACGCCCGACTGGTCACAATTGGTGAATGGACAGCAGCTCGCTCGTGATGGTCGCCGGTTCGAATCACACTGGGACGAACGACACGTGCGACGAAGGACGTTGCGTGTCGGCCACGACTTCGACTTCGTCGTGCTGGCTGTGGGCGGGGCGGCGGTCCCGCATGTCTGCTCCGAGCTCGTCGAGCGCGATCCGCGGTGGCGAAAGATGGCCGACACGATGGCAAGCGTCGCGACCCAAGCGCTCCAGATCTGGACGCGAGCGTCAATGAAGGACCTCGGCTGGAAACGCGGCCCTATCACGATGACCGCCTTCGAGTTTCCCTTCGATACGTGGTCGGATATGGCTCACCTGCTTCCAGCGGAGGACTGGTCACCATCCGACTCCGTATGCGGACTAGCCTATTTCTGCAACGTCCTTCCCGAGAGTGATGTTCGTCGGGCGGGCCCCCCCGACGCGGGCTATCAGGCGCGCATCGACGGCATCGTGCGCGAGAACGCGCGGCACTGGCTCACGAATGCGCTCCCGCGTCTCTGGCCCGGCTGGTGTGAGGACGACCGCATACGGTGGGAGGAGCTCGTGAATTGGCAGGACGCGGGTAAGGACCCGCTCGCCGCGCAGTTCTTGGTTGGCAACGTGAATCCGTCGGACCGCTACGTCATGACGCTTCCTGGTTCGACGAAGTATCGAATCTCGCCGCTCGACCGCTCGTACGACAACCTGACCGTCGCTGGTGATTGGACCAGCTGCAGCTTCAACGTCGGCTGTGTCGAGGCCGCCGTCATGTCTGGCAAGCTCGCTGCCCACGCGCTGAGCGGATATCCAGCGCTCAGCGATATCGTGGGCTTCGATCATCCCTAA
- a CDS encoding serine/threonine protein kinase, with protein MGEVLAGHDERLDRPVAIKRLRRDLVVTEERRRRLEMEAQLNAKLSHANVVQVYDFVSCGGLEHIVTEFIDGHALSELARSERLSIERGVELLAAVARGLDAAHRNGIIHRDLKLENVLVTRDGTAKIADFGIAALCSPALGGEGGLARLGTLATMSPEQRAGDVEDARSDLFAFGLMAYELFAGTSPAMLAVGGGHRPLMELLPSVPPDLSKLVDRLLETKRELRPATAEEVAMELDAVSGRRRRSVAAPRARAEVYQVATLFLRIVIPAEEIEQVAVRMADWQRSVREVAARYGAYPLAPAGLEALVCVGYPKVHENNCAAAARLLTDLVASSGPGARLAAGIDVGKVAIMNLSGGPIVSGAPVDGATAVGRSAHEGVTLVTVAAHPFIARSHRLTPAPGAVVDGQRAAVLYRLDGPVEGDTVDE; from the coding sequence ATGGGGGAAGTGCTCGCCGGTCATGACGAGAGGCTCGACCGACCGGTTGCGATCAAGCGTCTGCGACGCGATCTCGTGGTCACGGAGGAACGACGTCGACGCCTCGAGATGGAGGCTCAGCTCAACGCGAAGCTCTCGCACGCGAACGTGGTTCAAGTGTACGACTTCGTGAGCTGCGGAGGCCTCGAGCACATCGTGACCGAGTTCATCGACGGTCATGCCCTCTCCGAGCTTGCCCGCTCGGAGAGGCTCTCGATCGAGCGTGGCGTCGAGCTCCTGGCAGCTGTCGCGCGTGGGCTCGATGCCGCGCATCGTAACGGCATCATTCATCGTGATCTGAAGCTCGAGAACGTCCTCGTTACCCGCGATGGGACTGCGAAGATCGCGGACTTCGGGATCGCGGCACTGTGTTCGCCCGCTCTTGGCGGGGAGGGAGGGCTTGCACGTTTGGGGACGCTCGCGACGATGTCACCGGAGCAGCGCGCAGGGGACGTAGAGGACGCGCGGTCGGATCTATTTGCGTTTGGGTTGATGGCGTACGAGCTGTTCGCCGGCACTTCCCCCGCGATGCTGGCCGTGGGCGGAGGTCACCGCCCGTTGATGGAGCTCCTGCCATCGGTTCCGCCGGACCTCTCGAAGCTCGTCGATCGTCTGCTGGAGACGAAGCGCGAGCTTCGGCCGGCGACTGCCGAGGAAGTGGCGATGGAGCTCGACGCCGTATCCGGACGAAGACGGCGAAGCGTAGCCGCACCGCGCGCGCGAGCCGAGGTGTATCAGGTCGCCACGCTCTTCCTCCGTATCGTGATCCCGGCCGAAGAGATCGAACAGGTTGCGGTGCGGATGGCGGACTGGCAGCGTAGTGTCCGCGAGGTCGCTGCGCGCTACGGAGCTTACCCACTTGCGCCAGCCGGCCTCGAAGCGCTCGTCTGCGTAGGCTATCCAAAGGTTCATGAGAACAACTGCGCCGCGGCCGCTCGCCTGCTCACGGACCTCGTCGCGAGCAGTGGTCCGGGCGCGCGACTGGCGGCCGGGATCGACGTGGGCAAAGTAGCAATCATGAACCTATCCGGCGGGCCAATCGTCAGCGGCGCGCCGGTCGACGGAGCTACGGCCGTGGGAAGGAGCGCACACGAAGGCGTCACACTCGTGACCGTCGCGGCGCACCCATTCATCGCTCGGTCGCACCGTCTCACTCCGGCGCCCGGAGCGGTCGTGGATGGCCAGCGCGCTGCCGTACTGTATCGTCTCGACGGGCCAGTCGAGGGAGATACCGTCGATGAATGA
- a CDS encoding FHA domain-containing protein, which yields MGLLRRKGAGADEPTRYLRDRQSIGREVDNDVVIARSSVSGRHATLTWTTSGWVLKDTSTHGTLVNGALVRGFAQPLAKGDELTFVEVDEVWVLADDAPPGLVLTPEVEEHPVIHVEHEVGLRALPSESSPEVTILQLGDGWFVEDEAGNRRRILDGGSIELAGIAYRASVPRVLVTTAEPENPASPFALDTARFEIAVLRGEDEAELTIRSGAQEKTVKPSRPLYLLAYLAEQRIRATEDEGGWLPTDLACRDLGVDRTILNVDVHRIREAVKATGLIGGANVVERRPSQIRIGVPATRCAVVRR from the coding sequence ATGGGGTTGCTTCGAAGGAAAGGGGCTGGAGCCGACGAGCCGACGCGCTATCTCCGCGACCGTCAGAGCATCGGTCGCGAGGTCGACAACGACGTCGTCATCGCCCGTTCGAGCGTCTCCGGGCGACACGCGACGCTCACCTGGACGACGTCGGGATGGGTCCTGAAGGACACGAGCACCCATGGGACGCTCGTGAACGGCGCGCTCGTTAGGGGGTTCGCTCAGCCCCTCGCGAAGGGTGATGAGCTCACCTTCGTCGAAGTCGACGAGGTGTGGGTGCTCGCAGACGATGCACCTCCCGGGCTCGTCCTCACGCCGGAGGTCGAGGAGCACCCGGTGATTCACGTCGAACACGAGGTCGGGCTCCGTGCTCTTCCCTCCGAGTCTTCACCGGAGGTGACCATCCTCCAATTGGGAGACGGCTGGTTCGTCGAGGACGAAGCCGGAAACCGTCGGCGCATCCTCGATGGCGGTTCGATTGAGCTGGCAGGGATCGCCTACCGTGCATCCGTGCCTCGCGTGCTCGTGACCACCGCCGAGCCCGAGAACCCGGCATCCCCCTTTGCTCTCGATACGGCGCGCTTCGAGATTGCCGTCCTGCGAGGGGAGGACGAGGCGGAGCTCACGATCCGCTCGGGCGCACAGGAGAAAACGGTGAAGCCTTCTCGACCGCTCTATCTCCTCGCCTATCTCGCCGAGCAACGAATCCGAGCAACCGAAGACGAGGGAGGTTGGCTGCCCACCGACCTTGCGTGCCGAGATCTCGGCGTCGATCGGACCATACTCAACGTCGACGTACATCGGATCCGCGAGGCCGTGAAAGCAACCGGCCTGATTGGTGGAGCCAACGTCGTCGAACGCCGCCCCAGCCAGATTCGGATCGGGGTCCCGGCCACGCGATGCGCGGTCGTCCGCCGGTAG
- a CDS encoding response regulator transcription factor: MTPTHSAQARRPTLRPRDESGVRIVPPSLLEDHVTAELVAFLLECARGAVFVLDGRNELLATNDAGCELLDRAGCELLRLVEESCQTMVETPIGRLRVNRRHLSTTGTAQHIVLLAEPFADDTSETLRMAATLWQPTSRQAMVLRHVLEGLANKEIAVLLGMSPRTVEVHVTALLQKAGVDSRSRLIAKARALHDLRSSRFMR, encoded by the coding sequence ATGACTCCAACGCACTCTGCGCAAGCTCGTCGCCCGACTCTTCGCCCCCGCGACGAGAGCGGTGTCCGCATCGTGCCCCCGAGCTTGCTCGAGGATCACGTGACCGCGGAGCTCGTCGCCTTCCTGCTGGAGTGCGCGCGAGGAGCCGTCTTCGTTCTCGACGGTCGCAACGAGCTCCTCGCGACCAACGATGCCGGCTGCGAACTGCTCGACCGCGCGGGATGTGAGCTCCTCCGCCTCGTGGAGGAGAGCTGTCAGACGATGGTCGAAACGCCGATTGGAAGGCTGCGCGTCAACCGCCGACATCTCTCGACGACAGGAACCGCTCAGCACATCGTTCTGTTGGCCGAGCCCTTCGCCGACGACACGAGCGAGACCCTACGGATGGCGGCAACGCTCTGGCAACCGACCAGCCGACAGGCGATGGTCCTTCGACACGTCCTCGAGGGGCTCGCCAACAAGGAGATCGCGGTGCTTCTGGGAATGTCACCGCGAACAGTCGAGGTCCACGTGACGGCACTCCTTCAGAAAGCAGGCGTCGACAGCCGCTCTCGCCTCATTGCCAAGGCTCGGGCCCTTCACGACCTCCGCTCGTCGAGGTTCATGAGGTAG
- a CDS encoding AAA family ATPase — protein sequence MPPLIPIPARIGRYRVLGSLHATGLGEMLAGHDEKLDRPVAIKRLRIDLIASQERRQRLELEARLNARLSHSNVVQVYDFVSSEEGDHIITEYVDGQSLAVLCPSERPPLDRAIEHLRAIARGLEDAHRQGIVHGALELANVLVTREGQTKLANFGTAMRSEEDSTPNADIRAFGALAYELVSGRSPRLDASPLAELVPDIPIELSELVERLLESRDPPTARDIEAELTAISSRIETRSASSATANFQIRHIAALALRIPPPAGSLEEVADRVVEWHRHVDEVAARYHAHVAWPSALEALVCMGYPRVHGDNAAAAANLAAELAFARPSAGIDVGKVAVLDQPNGPVIAGPAVDRALETARSARPGVALVTPVAHRALARTFRLSPLSTEPDDRVLYQLQEPLDWEARGAMVSSPLVGRADVLARLREAERHAFDAASSPSPGVLILGPPGSGKSRLLRAFLAETTAARIVFARGTEQTRSTAFATFARLLRELPEVRAEHGTSRAAIADCVTALPSGSPAMVAVVAQLLGVQTPDDDKLLAHIASYERHSFAANHLASFLAEILASNTSLLVVEDVFWLDTSSLDVLARLGSHTRERQLFLLCTSRPVSLLRHLPESTFTRHDLGPLSSAEAALLAEAAAGDWVLPPRVARAIIDRAAGIPLLVEELTQFVSTRVMAGASAAIALDLQRIPTTFADAIQERFQDLGSGTRRIAQLAASVGNEIDESVLLAFANVSVVELHSHIEVLAREGLLHGARFGDRQVYAFRHSLTRDAIYEAQDDATRLENHRAILAKIDMQFPHWESEHPEILAFQCEAAGDRQRAVRGWLAAGRRAVASFAPVVAGQHFEAALRLIAHAPAETWSDAVELEVRREYSPMLALVTNWASDEVNANNVRIRELATVSAQPLDWSSTFISLTEDLSTGSADVLSAKLGWLGAQLDETSPLADVNRYLLESMRGVASVYAGYPVRARDELERALAMQAPLLPVLRTFPVPEPILIPRMFLAWVELLEGNVAAAWEHQTTEEASHEKSSLAYVSTCCWGSALAMVAHDWDAARWRCDVVLDSDLPAMHHVTLCQLHSSLLELRSTCRASAVSASAIAELVNAASRHLSRWRGDPPRMRVGVPLYTSFFVEGCLDAAHQLAGSEASAYPLEKARAALNELLGLMREANILDRYIASEIYRLHADLLDLDAKPEEATQARIEARARARVLDVARGSTLFLERRIG from the coding sequence TTGCCCCCGCTGATCCCCATTCCCGCTCGCATCGGCCGCTACCGAGTGTTGGGCTCGCTGCATGCCACCGGCCTCGGTGAGATGCTCGCGGGTCACGACGAGAAGCTCGACCGGCCGGTCGCGATCAAGCGCCTTCGTATCGACCTCATCGCGTCCCAGGAACGGCGTCAACGCCTCGAATTGGAAGCGCGCCTCAACGCCCGCCTGTCACACTCCAACGTCGTTCAGGTCTATGACTTCGTGAGCAGCGAAGAAGGCGACCACATCATTACGGAATACGTGGACGGCCAATCGCTCGCGGTGCTCTGCCCGAGCGAGCGACCTCCACTCGACCGCGCCATCGAGCATCTGCGCGCGATCGCGCGCGGGCTCGAGGACGCACACCGACAGGGCATCGTTCACGGCGCGCTCGAGCTCGCGAACGTCCTCGTCACGCGCGAAGGTCAAACGAAGCTCGCAAACTTCGGCACGGCGATGCGCAGCGAGGAGGACTCGACTCCAAACGCCGACATCCGGGCGTTCGGAGCGCTCGCGTATGAGCTCGTGTCGGGACGATCGCCGCGCCTGGATGCGAGCCCTCTCGCGGAGCTCGTTCCCGATATTCCGATCGAGCTGTCGGAGCTCGTCGAGCGTCTGCTCGAATCGCGCGATCCTCCGACCGCGCGCGATATCGAGGCCGAGCTCACTGCGATCTCGTCGCGGATCGAAACTCGATCTGCCTCTTCGGCAACGGCGAACTTCCAGATCCGTCATATTGCGGCCCTGGCGCTGCGCATCCCGCCGCCCGCAGGGAGCCTGGAAGAAGTGGCGGACCGAGTCGTCGAATGGCATCGGCACGTCGACGAAGTCGCTGCGCGATACCACGCGCATGTCGCATGGCCTAGTGCGCTCGAAGCCCTCGTCTGCATGGGATACCCGCGGGTTCATGGCGACAACGCGGCCGCAGCAGCCAACCTCGCTGCCGAGTTGGCCTTCGCTCGCCCTTCCGCCGGGATCGACGTCGGAAAGGTCGCCGTGCTCGATCAACCCAACGGCCCCGTGATCGCTGGGCCGGCCGTCGACCGGGCACTGGAAACTGCTCGGAGTGCCCGACCGGGCGTTGCGCTCGTCACTCCGGTCGCACATCGCGCGCTCGCGCGCACCTTCCGCTTGTCGCCTCTCTCCACCGAACCAGACGATCGCGTCCTCTACCAACTGCAAGAACCGCTCGACTGGGAGGCACGCGGCGCGATGGTCTCGTCACCGCTCGTCGGTCGCGCGGACGTGCTCGCACGGCTACGCGAGGCGGAGCGACACGCCTTCGACGCGGCATCGTCGCCTTCCCCGGGTGTCCTGATCCTCGGTCCCCCCGGGTCCGGGAAATCGCGCTTGCTTCGCGCGTTCCTCGCGGAGACCACCGCAGCACGAATAGTGTTCGCGCGCGGGACAGAACAAACACGCTCCACCGCCTTCGCGACATTCGCCCGCCTCCTACGCGAGCTCCCCGAGGTCCGAGCCGAACACGGGACGTCGCGCGCGGCAATCGCCGACTGTGTCACCGCGCTGCCGTCGGGGAGCCCCGCGATGGTTGCGGTCGTCGCCCAGCTCCTCGGCGTGCAGACGCCCGACGACGACAAGCTCCTTGCGCATATCGCTTCCTACGAACGACACTCCTTCGCCGCCAACCACCTCGCCTCGTTCCTCGCCGAAATCTTGGCGTCGAACACGAGCCTACTCGTGGTGGAGGATGTCTTCTGGCTCGATACTTCTTCGCTCGACGTCCTCGCACGTCTTGGGTCGCATACGAGAGAGCGGCAGCTATTCCTCCTTTGTACGAGTCGACCCGTTTCGCTCTTGCGGCATCTTCCCGAGAGTACCTTCACGCGGCACGATCTCGGTCCACTCTCATCCGCGGAGGCGGCGCTCCTCGCCGAAGCCGCTGCTGGCGACTGGGTGCTACCGCCGCGAGTAGCGCGAGCCATCATCGATCGAGCGGCCGGCATTCCGCTCCTCGTCGAGGAGCTGACGCAATTCGTATCGACACGCGTGATGGCAGGGGCATCGGCAGCAATCGCGCTTGATTTGCAGCGCATTCCCACGACCTTTGCCGACGCGATCCAAGAACGATTCCAGGATCTCGGCTCGGGCACGCGCCGCATCGCGCAGCTCGCTGCCTCGGTCGGAAACGAGATCGATGAGAGCGTTCTCCTCGCATTCGCCAACGTGTCGGTCGTTGAGCTGCACTCGCACATCGAGGTCCTTGCGCGCGAAGGCTTGCTCCACGGTGCGCGTTTTGGAGACCGACAGGTCTACGCGTTCCGCCATTCGTTGACGCGCGATGCGATCTATGAGGCGCAGGACGATGCAACGCGCCTTGAGAACCATCGGGCAATCCTGGCAAAGATCGATATGCAGTTCCCCCACTGGGAGAGCGAGCACCCAGAGATCCTCGCCTTCCAGTGCGAGGCTGCCGGTGACCGACAGCGCGCCGTTCGAGGATGGCTCGCCGCCGGGCGGCGCGCCGTCGCGAGCTTCGCGCCCGTCGTCGCCGGTCAGCACTTCGAGGCCGCCCTTCGACTCATCGCGCACGCACCGGCGGAGACCTGGAGCGACGCCGTCGAGCTCGAAGTGAGGCGAGAGTACTCCCCCATGCTAGCCCTGGTCACCAATTGGGCCTCTGATGAAGTAAATGCGAACAACGTGCGGATCCGCGAGCTCGCGACCGTCTCCGCACAGCCCCTCGACTGGTCGAGCACGTTCATCAGTCTCACAGAGGATCTCTCGACCGGATCGGCAGATGTGCTCTCCGCCAAGCTCGGTTGGCTCGGAGCGCAGCTCGACGAGACCTCTCCCCTCGCCGACGTGAATCGGTACTTGCTCGAGAGCATGCGTGGCGTCGCCAGCGTCTATGCTGGCTATCCTGTCCGGGCTCGTGACGAGCTCGAGAGGGCATTGGCGATGCAAGCGCCGCTCTTGCCAGTGCTACGCACATTTCCCGTCCCTGAGCCGATTCTCATCCCGAGAATGTTCCTCGCTTGGGTAGAGCTCCTCGAAGGAAATGTTGCCGCGGCGTGGGAACATCAAACCACCGAAGAGGCTTCGCACGAGAAGAGCTCTCTCGCCTATGTCAGCACGTGCTGCTGGGGCTCGGCTCTTGCTATGGTCGCTCACGATTGGGACGCCGCGCGCTGGCGCTGCGATGTCGTCCTCGACTCCGACCTGCCCGCAATGCATCATGTGACCCTGTGTCAACTCCACAGCTCGCTTCTCGAGCTCCGCTCGACCTGCCGTGCGTCAGCGGTCTCGGCTTCGGCGATAGCGGAGCTGGTCAATGCCGCGTCGCGCCATCTGTCACGCTGGCGCGGCGATCCACCGAGAATGCGCGTCGGCGTCCCCCTCTATACGTCGTTCTTCGTAGAAGGATGTCTCGATGCCGCGCATCAACTTGCCGGCTCGGAGGCAAGCGCTTATCCGCTCGAGAAGGCCCGCGCAGCGCTCAATGAATTGCTCGGGTTGATGCGAGAGGCCAACATCCTCGATCGCTACATCGCATCGGAGATATATCGCCTACACGCCGACTTGCTCGATCTGGACGCGAAGCCGGAAGAAGCGACGCAGGCGCGCATCGAGGCACGCGCACGAGCTCGCGTTCTCGACGTCGCGCGCGGGAGTACGCTCTTCCTCGAGCGAAGGATCGGTTGA